The genome window CACCACCAGCCGTCAGCCGGCGAATACGGAGGGAACTCCGACCATTTGATCAAGCGATACGGAAAATAACGTTTGTAACCGAAAAGGAGAGGAAAATGGATGGCAGATACCGTGTTTATCAATGGGCAAGTGATTACCGTGACGCAAGATCATTCTATCGCAGAGGCGGTCGCGGTGAAGGGCAACCGGATTGTAGCCGTAGGGACCAACGCAGATGTGGAGCCTTACATGACTCCCGAAACGAAAGTCATTGACCTGCAAGGGAAGAGTCTTTTGCCCGGCTTTATCGACGCTCACCTGCACATCACGATTTATGGAACGAACAAGCTCGGAGTGGACTGCAAGGCTCGTTCCATTACTTCTATCAGCGACCTGCTCGAGGCGCTCAAGGAACAAGCGCAAAAGACTCCGAAAGGACAGTGGGTCAGAGCGTGCGGTTTCGATGAGAGTCTCATGATCGAGAAACGTTATCCGACTCTTGCAGAGCTGGATGAGGTATCCACGGAGCATCCGATATTCGTCATGCGTACATGTGCGCATCATTCGATCGCGAATACCATGGCGATGGGGATCGCGGGGTATGACCGGGATACTCCCGACCCGCAGGGAGGAAGGATCGATCGGGATGCAGCCGGAGCATTGACGGGTTTTTTGGTGGAGACCGCGCATATGAAAATGTTTGAGCTCGCGGCATTTACAGAAGAGGAGTACAAGCAGGGTCTTCGCCTGGCATCCGAAGATTTTGTCGCTCACGGAATTACGAGTGTGCATGACGCAGGAGGGTATGGGCCGGAAAACTATCGCGCGATGCAAAAGGCTGTCCAAGCAGGGGATGTGAAGGTCAGGATTTACGCCATGATTTGCGCGTTGAATCAGTCGGAAGATTTCGTTCGCAAAATGATCGATGCGGGAATGGTGACCGGGACGGGAGATGAACGCTTTCGTATCGGGCCGGCAAAGGTTTTCACAGATGGCGCGAGCATCGCCCCCACGATGGCGATGAGAGAACCTTTCGACAGCAGACCGGATGATTGCGGAATTCTCTACTATGAACAGGACGAGTTGAATACGATTTTGGGAGAGGCACATGCAAAGGGCTTCCAGATTACCGCGCATGCGCAAGGCGACAGAGCGATAGAAATGCTGCTGAACTGCTATGAGGCCGCATTGGCCGCCCATCCGCGGGAAAATCACCGGCACCGCATTGAACATGCAGGTGTGTCTGCCCCTGACCTGATCGAGAGGATGGCCCGCTTGCAAGTCGTACCGATTCCCAATCCCGCCTTTATTTACGACTACGGCGACACCTATGTAAAGAACATCGGGAAGAGAGCAGGGCATATGTTCCCGGCACGTGATCAGATCGACCACGGCATCATTGCGGCTGGAGCCTCCGACAGCCCTGTTACGAATTTCTCCCCCATCGTTGGGATCCATGCGGCTGTCAACCGTCTGAGCAAGACGGGAAAAGAGGTCGGGGTAAAGCAGAGGGTCAGCGTGATGGAAGCCATCCGTATGTTTACCTGGAACGGGGCGTACGCCAGCTTTGAAGAGGGGGTGAAGGGGAGCATCGAGGCGGGCAAGCTGGCGGATCTGATTGTGCTGGATGGAAGCATTCTCGATACGCCGAATGAGAAGATCAAGGATTTGCGGGTGGAATTGACCATGATTGACGGAGAGCTTGTCTATCAAAAGCAAGACGAGGAGGTCATGCAGTCTTGAACGTAAAAGCGGGGACCCTCACTATCCATTCGGATCGTCTGCAAAAACGGATTCAGGAATTGGCACAGATCGGGAAATTAGGGGAAACCGGCGTATGCCGACTGGCTTTGTCATCGGAGGATCGGGCGGGTGTGGATCTGGTGCGGAGCTGGATGGAGGAAGCGGGACTTCAGACACGGATCGATGACTTTGGCAATCTGATCGGCCGGGTGAATGGACGCAACCCGGATGCTCCCATCTTGATGGTCGGCTCGCATATCGATTCCCAGCCGTACGGGGGGCAATACGATGGTGCCATCGGTGTGCTCGGAGCACTGGAGGCGGTGCAGACCATGCTGGAGCAGTCCCTCGTGCCGGAGCAGAGCATCGAGGTCATCGCATTTTGCGATGAGGAAGGCTGCCGCTTTCAAAAAGGCCTGTTTGGCTCTCGCGGCATTTTGAATCGGCTCGAACCTGGAGAGCTTGATAGGGCCGACAAGAACGGAGTGACCCGCAGGCAAGCCCTGATTGATTTTGGCTGTGATCCGGACGCGTTGGAAGGGTCCGTCTATCCGGAAGGCAGCATTGGTGCTTTCCTGGAGCTGCACATTGAGCAAGGCCCCATTCTCGATCGTGCCGGCGAAGCCGTGGGAATCGTCTCTGCCATTTCCGGCCCGCTGTGGTGGACGGTAGAAATGACAGGCTTTGCTGGCCACGCGGGCTCCGTTCCCATGAGTATGCGCCAGGATGCACTGCTGGGCGCCGCCAAGGTCATTATCGCTGTCAACGAGCTGGCAAAGCTGGACCCTTCCGCCCCCACAGTCGGTACTGTCGGTCACCTGGAGGTGTTCCCTGACTCGCGAAATATCATACCGGAACGTGTGCGTTTCACGGTCGATCTGCGGGACATCGATTTGGAGCGCCGGAATGAGCGGGAGCAGGCATTGCGCGAGGTCATCGAACTGGCAGCGATGGAGGGCGGCCTGAAGTACACGATAACGGAAGATACAAACAGCGATCCGCGTTATTGTGCAGCCTGGATCAAAGACATCATTCGCGAGGAGGGCAAAGCCATGGGAATCGACCCGCGCGAGCTGATGAGCGGGCCTTTCCACGATGCGCTCGCACTCTCCTACGTGTGTGATTACGGCATGATTTTTGTGCGCTGCAAAGACGGCATCAGCCATAACCCGCAGGAGTATGCCTCCCACGATGATGTCGCGCTCGGCACCGAGTTGTTGTACAAAACGGTCCTGCGGATGACGAATCCAGCGAAATAGTCCCAAAGCCTGACGCCCATCTTATCCGAAGGTGGGCATTTTTGTGCACGGATAAGCGAGACATTATGGATGCTTTTTGCTATATTTTAGTCATGTGAAAAAAGAAGGAGTGTAGCGGCATGAAAATGCGTGTTTCCGCTGTGCAGTATCATTTGCATACCATACATAGCTTCGATGAATTTGCCCATCAGGTAGAGCACTACGTGAGAAACGCACAGGAGTACGATACCGAATTCCTGCTGTTCCCTGAACTCTTCACGACCCAACTGATGTCCATTGGTGACGAACAAGGGAACGCCCTGCCGATCACAGCCCTGCCTTCCTTCACCGAGCGATATGTGGAGCTGTTTCGCTCATTGGCAGCGAAATACGACATGTACCTCATTGGCGGGACCCATATTATCGAAGAAAACGGCAAGCTGTACAATACGGCTTTCCTCTTTTATCCCGATGGCCGTGTAGGCCAGCAAAAGAAGATCCATATCACGCCTTGGGAAGTCAAAGGGTGGAACATGGGAGCAGGCGATTCCCTGCAAATTTTTGAGACCGATAAAGGGAAAGTAGCCATGATCATTTGCTATGATATTGAATTCCCTGAGTGGGTGCGAATTGCGAAAGCACGTGGAGCGGACGTTATTTTCTGCCCATCTTGCACAGATGACCGCCATGCTTTCCACCGCGTCCGTTATACCAGCCATGCGCGCACCATCGAAAATCAGGTGTACGTCGTACTGACAGGCACCGTGGGTTCCCTGCCTACCGTTGATTTCATGCGCGCCAATTTCGGACAAGCTGCGATCCTGACGCCAAACGATGTGCCGTTCCCTCCGCGAGGCATTCTGGCTGAAGGGGAAATCAACAACGACATGCTGGTCACGGCAGATCTGGATCTCCAACTGCTGTATGATGTGCGGGAAAAAGGGTCGGTCACCACGTGGCGCGATCGCCGCGTCGATCTCTACACCGATTGGAAATAAAGTCATTCGGCAGGAGGCAGAGCATGTACCGGAAAGAACTGTTCGTGTTTGAAAAGGACAAGCCGCATGCAGCCGTCGTACGGAACTACACGCAGGATGACTTCGACGAGCTCATCCGGATCCAGGCAGAGAGCTTTCCGCCGCCCTTTCCCTCAGAGCTATGGTGGAATCGGGAGCAATTGACCAATCATGTCACGTTGTTTCCGGAAGGGGCCATTTGCGTGGAGGTGGAGGGCGTGCTGGCAGGCTCCATGACCGGGCTGCTCGTCGCGTTTGATCCTGCTCATCCCGAGCACAAGTGGGAAGAGATTACGGACAATGGGTATATACGCAACCACGATCCGAACGGAAATACCCTGTACGTCGTAGACATCTGCATACGTCCCAGCCATCGCAAGCTCGGCCTCGGCCAGCAGATGATGCAGGCGATGTACGAATTGGTCGTGCAGCGGGGACTGGACCGATTGCTTGGCGGAGGAAGGATGCCAGGGTACGGCCGCTATGCTGATCAGTGGTCACCGGAGGAATATGTGGAGCGTGTGGTCGCTGGTGAGATCAGAGATCCGGTCATCACTTTTCTCATGCGCTGTGGCCGTACCCCGGTCCGTGTCGTTGCGGACTATCTCGAAGATGAAGAATCACGAAATTACGCGACGCTGATGGAATGGAAAAACCCGTTTCGACGCAGCTGAACCCAGAGTGGCGGACGTGCGCAAGAAATCATTGCTGGCTGTATTTGAAGGAGGAAGAGTCATTCATGGAATTTGTACGCATTCAACATATCGATGACCCGCTGTTTGCAAAAATGCACCGTTTGATGCAGGAAGTGTTTCCACCTGAGGAAGTACTGGATTACGAATTGTGGAGAGAGCCTCTGGAAGATCCGGGTATCCGCGTATTTGTGGCTGTGCATGAAGGAGAAGTGGTAGGGACTACCGAATATCGTTACTATCCGGACATGAACGTGGCGATGACGGACTTTACCATCGTGGGACGTGAGGGACTTGGCGTAGGACGTTTTCTGGCCAGAGAGCGCCAAAAGGATTTGAATGCGCTGGCAAAGGATAACGGAAAAGAACTGTACGGCATGTTTGCTGAAATCTACGATCCGTATCGAGTAGAAGAGCATGAGTTTGGCGGAATCAAGCCCATGGATCCGTTCGTTCGCCGCGAGGTATTGTCCCATTTGGGCTATAAGCGCACCAACATCGAGTACGTCCATCCATCCTGGCAAAATGACGGAGAAGCGGTAACCGGCTTGGACCTTGGGTTCATGCCGACCAACGAAGACCAAACGACTCTGGAAGCTGACCTGATCGTGACCTTCCTTAAGCGCTATTACGCAGTGCTGCCGCAAAAGCCACAGGCTTGGTTGGACATGGTAGAGAAATTGAGCGGCAAGGAAACGGTTGAGCTTTTGCCGATCTAAACAAATCCACCCAAGAAATCGACTCCTGTGGAGCTGCCGGTTGGCTCCACAGGAGTTTTTTATGACAGCAAGACGAGAGGGGAGCTGAAACCATCGTGAATGCGCAAAATGTTGCGACGATCCTTTTATATATGGCAGTTCTATTTCATCTGCTCGGGATGAGCGGCTGGGTCGTTCCTTCCATGACTCAACCGATTCAACTCGCCACGCTAGGTCTGCTGTTGACAGCGATTTTCGTCCTGAGAAAAAAGAAGCGCAAGACCAAGCGGCGTCCACGCAAACCGCCAGCAGAGGTGACCGCGATGCTGGATCGTGCGGAGGGGGGAGAATCCGGACATTGATCCATGGCGTGCGGGAGGACTGGAGTGAGGTTTCCTTGCCAGTCACTCCCGGTTTTGTTGCATGCAATGACAAAGGAAAAATGGAAGGGCACGGCGAAAACAGTGAATGAGGAACGGAAAATGCTGGGGGGGTCAAAAATTCAAACACACTGTTGCGTTTGCAACAAATAGTGTTGTTGCGCATGCAACACTTCTGGAACACTCTGAAACAAGCGAATTCAGATATATGCCTATAATTAACTGAAAATTTAAAACATACTGATTTGGCATAGGAGTTGCTTGTTAGTTCTATCGCTACGGAAAATCACGCAAAGTGAGGGGAGCGCATGTCGAACCAACCTATAATTCGCGTCGAGGACGTCTCGTTTGCCTACCAGGTAAACCAGGATCAGCAAATACCCGTGCTCCAGAACGTCTCCCTCGAAGTCTTTCCCGGAGAGTATCTGGCGATCATCGGTCACAACGGTTCCGGCAAATCGACACTTTCCAAACACCTCAATGGGATTCTCACGCCGCGCGATGGAAATGTCGTGGTTAACGGCATTAACACCCGAGATAAAACGCGTATCCATGAAGTGAGAAGCCGTGTGGGCATGGTCTTCCAGCACCCGGACAACCAGATTGTGGCGACCATTGTGGAGGATGACGTGGCATTCGGCTTGGAAAATATCGGGGTTTCAGCAGAAGAGATGAAGGAGCGGATTGACTTTGCCTTGGACGCAGTCGGGATGAGTGCTTTTCGTCATCGCCCGCCACATCATCTATCCGGGGGGCAAAAGCAGCGCATCGCGATCGCGGGCATCCTGGCCATGAAGCCGCAGTGCCTCGTTCTGGATGAAGCGACGAGTATGCTGGACAGTTATGGAAGACAGGATATTTTGGCTGTGGTTCGAAGGCTGCACCGGGAAGGTATGACGATTGTGACCGTTACCCATCACATGTCAGAAGTAGCGGAAGCAGATCGGGTGGTTGTGATGGAAGGGGGCAAAGTAGTGCTGCAAGGTACCCCGCGGGAGGTATTCTCCTATCAGGAAAAGCTGCGCGAGCTTCACCTCGACGTACCAGATGCCAGCCGTATCGCACAGCTGGTCCACTCTGAATTTCCGACCTTCACCCGAGACTTGATTCATAACGAAGAAGTAGTCGCTGAGGTCAATCGTTTGCATGTCAGGACGATGGAGGCGAGTGGTTCATGACACAGCTGATGGTAGATATCCAGAATTTGTCCCATATTTACATGCAAGGCACGCCACTCGAGCACCGCGCTCTGGACAGCGTTACCCTGCAGGTAGCGCAAGGTGAGTGCATGGCCATCATCGGGCATACAGGCTCGGGAAAATCCACGCTGATCCAGCATCTCAATGGATTGATCCGCCCTCAGTCCGGTCGTGTGGTCATCAATGGGATCGACGTTTCCGAGCCCAAAGTCGATATCAAAAGCTTGCGCAGGCAGGTGGGACTCGTCTTTCAAAATCCTGAAGATCAGCTGTTTGAGAAGCTGGTAGGGGATGATGTCGCGTACGGACCGTTTAAAATGGGGCTGCCGCTGGAAGAAGTGAGAAATCGCGTGCATTGGGCGATGGAGCTGGTGGGACTGTCTTTTCAGGAGATGCGGGATCGTCCCACGTTTGCCCTGAGCGGCGGGCAAAAACGCAAGGTCGCTTTGGCAGGCGTTCTCGCCCTGCAGCCAAAAGTACTGGTGCTGGACGAACCGACGGCTGGCCTCGATCCCGTTTCGCGCAGGGAACTGCTCGAACGGATTCGCCATCTCAATCGCGAAGAGAATTTGACAGTGATTTTCGTCTCTCACAACATGGAGGAGGTCGCACAACTCGCGGACCGGGTCTATGTCATGGCAAACGGGAAGGCCGTGTGCGACGGTACGCCGCGGCAAATATTTGGAAACGAAGAACTGCTGCGCCAGCATCATATCGGAACGCCTGAATCCGTAGACATCCTGTACAGGCTGCGAGAAGCAGGCCATGGAATCAATCCGGAAGCATTTTTACCGGAAGAGGCGGCGAACGAAATCTTGAAACTGCTCAAGCGCTAAGGAGGGGAGCAAGATGTCAGCGGAATTCGAATTGACCCGCAATATAACCATTGGCCAGTATTTACCGACAGGCTCCATCGTACACCGCCTGGACCCGCGATTTAAGCTGGCTGCTTTTGTCGTCCTCATTCTGGCGATCGCCATCTGCAACACCTATGTAGGGAATGTGTTTGCCATCGTGATGTGCGTCTGGCTGTTCCAAGTATCGAAAATCCCGATCCACTACGGTATCTCCGGAATCAAGCCAGCCATTCCGTTTATCATCGTTCTCGCGATTCTACAGCTCCTCTTTTACGGTGGGATCGCAAACGGCGGGGCTGTTTACTTCGAATATGGCTTTGTCAAAATCACGAGTGAAAGCATTCGGCTCGTACTGGTATCGGCAATGCGCTTCGTAGAAGTCATCTTTCTGTCCAGTGTCCTGACGCTCAGTACCTCTACCACTGAGCTGACACACGGCATGGAACGACTGCTCGGCCCGCTCCAAAAAGTGAAGTTTCCCGTCCATGCTTTTGCGCTGATCATTACCATCGCCATTCGCTTCGTACCGACGTTCGCGATGGAGATGGAGAAAATGATGAAAGCGCAGGCTTCCCGAGGAGCGGATTTTGGCACGGGCGAATGGTGGAGAATCGTTCAGCGCACGAAAGACATGTTTCCGATTATCATCCCCCTCTTCAACGTCGCATTGGCCCGTGCGGAAGACTTGATCTTGGCGATGGAAGCCCGGTGCTACATTCCAGGAGCGGCTCGCACGAGATTTGCGCATTACACGGCGACCGGCAAAGATTACGTGGCAGTGGGGCTGAGTGTA of Brevibacillus choshinensis contains these proteins:
- a CDS encoding amidohydrolase, with the protein product MADTVFINGQVITVTQDHSIAEAVAVKGNRIVAVGTNADVEPYMTPETKVIDLQGKSLLPGFIDAHLHITIYGTNKLGVDCKARSITSISDLLEALKEQAQKTPKGQWVRACGFDESLMIEKRYPTLAELDEVSTEHPIFVMRTCAHHSIANTMAMGIAGYDRDTPDPQGGRIDRDAAGALTGFLVETAHMKMFELAAFTEEEYKQGLRLASEDFVAHGITSVHDAGGYGPENYRAMQKAVQAGDVKVRIYAMICALNQSEDFVRKMIDAGMVTGTGDERFRIGPAKVFTDGASIAPTMAMREPFDSRPDDCGILYYEQDELNTILGEAHAKGFQITAHAQGDRAIEMLLNCYEAALAAHPRENHRHRIEHAGVSAPDLIERMARLQVVPIPNPAFIYDYGDTYVKNIGKRAGHMFPARDQIDHGIIAAGASDSPVTNFSPIVGIHAAVNRLSKTGKEVGVKQRVSVMEAIRMFTWNGAYASFEEGVKGSIEAGKLADLIVLDGSILDTPNEKIKDLRVELTMIDGELVYQKQDEEVMQS
- a CDS encoding M20 family metallo-hydrolase, producing MNVKAGTLTIHSDRLQKRIQELAQIGKLGETGVCRLALSSEDRAGVDLVRSWMEEAGLQTRIDDFGNLIGRVNGRNPDAPILMVGSHIDSQPYGGQYDGAIGVLGALEAVQTMLEQSLVPEQSIEVIAFCDEEGCRFQKGLFGSRGILNRLEPGELDRADKNGVTRRQALIDFGCDPDALEGSVYPEGSIGAFLELHIEQGPILDRAGEAVGIVSAISGPLWWTVEMTGFAGHAGSVPMSMRQDALLGAAKVIIAVNELAKLDPSAPTVGTVGHLEVFPDSRNIIPERVRFTVDLRDIDLERRNEREQALREVIELAAMEGGLKYTITEDTNSDPRYCAAWIKDIIREEGKAMGIDPRELMSGPFHDALALSYVCDYGMIFVRCKDGISHNPQEYASHDDVALGTELLYKTVLRMTNPAK
- a CDS encoding carbon-nitrogen hydrolase family protein; the encoded protein is MKMRVSAVQYHLHTIHSFDEFAHQVEHYVRNAQEYDTEFLLFPELFTTQLMSIGDEQGNALPITALPSFTERYVELFRSLAAKYDMYLIGGTHIIEENGKLYNTAFLFYPDGRVGQQKKIHITPWEVKGWNMGAGDSLQIFETDKGKVAMIICYDIEFPEWVRIAKARGADVIFCPSCTDDRHAFHRVRYTSHARTIENQVYVVLTGTVGSLPTVDFMRANFGQAAILTPNDVPFPPRGILAEGEINNDMLVTADLDLQLLYDVREKGSVTTWRDRRVDLYTDWK
- a CDS encoding GNAT family N-acetyltransferase, producing the protein MYRKELFVFEKDKPHAAVVRNYTQDDFDELIRIQAESFPPPFPSELWWNREQLTNHVTLFPEGAICVEVEGVLAGSMTGLLVAFDPAHPEHKWEEITDNGYIRNHDPNGNTLYVVDICIRPSHRKLGLGQQMMQAMYELVVQRGLDRLLGGGRMPGYGRYADQWSPEEYVERVVAGEIRDPVITFLMRCGRTPVRVVADYLEDEESRNYATLMEWKNPFRRS
- a CDS encoding GNAT family N-acetyltransferase; amino-acid sequence: MEFVRIQHIDDPLFAKMHRLMQEVFPPEEVLDYELWREPLEDPGIRVFVAVHEGEVVGTTEYRYYPDMNVAMTDFTIVGREGLGVGRFLARERQKDLNALAKDNGKELYGMFAEIYDPYRVEEHEFGGIKPMDPFVRREVLSHLGYKRTNIEYVHPSWQNDGEAVTGLDLGFMPTNEDQTTLEADLIVTFLKRYYAVLPQKPQAWLDMVEKLSGKETVELLPI
- a CDS encoding energy-coupling factor transporter ATPase; the encoded protein is MSNQPIIRVEDVSFAYQVNQDQQIPVLQNVSLEVFPGEYLAIIGHNGSGKSTLSKHLNGILTPRDGNVVVNGINTRDKTRIHEVRSRVGMVFQHPDNQIVATIVEDDVAFGLENIGVSAEEMKERIDFALDAVGMSAFRHRPPHHLSGGQKQRIAIAGILAMKPQCLVLDEATSMLDSYGRQDILAVVRRLHREGMTIVTVTHHMSEVAEADRVVVMEGGKVVLQGTPREVFSYQEKLRELHLDVPDASRIAQLVHSEFPTFTRDLIHNEEVVAEVNRLHVRTMEASGS
- a CDS encoding energy-coupling factor transporter ATPase, whose amino-acid sequence is MTQLMVDIQNLSHIYMQGTPLEHRALDSVTLQVAQGECMAIIGHTGSGKSTLIQHLNGLIRPQSGRVVINGIDVSEPKVDIKSLRRQVGLVFQNPEDQLFEKLVGDDVAYGPFKMGLPLEEVRNRVHWAMELVGLSFQEMRDRPTFALSGGQKRKVALAGVLALQPKVLVLDEPTAGLDPVSRRELLERIRHLNREENLTVIFVSHNMEEVAQLADRVYVMANGKAVCDGTPRQIFGNEELLRQHHIGTPESVDILYRLREAGHGINPEAFLPEEAANEILKLLKR
- a CDS encoding energy-coupling factor transporter transmembrane component T family protein gives rise to the protein MSAEFELTRNITIGQYLPTGSIVHRLDPRFKLAAFVVLILAIAICNTYVGNVFAIVMCVWLFQVSKIPIHYGISGIKPAIPFIIVLAILQLLFYGGIANGGAVYFEYGFVKITSESIRLVLVSAMRFVEVIFLSSVLTLSTSTTELTHGMERLLGPLQKVKFPVHAFALIITIAIRFVPTFAMEMEKMMKAQASRGADFGTGEWWRIVQRTKDMFPIIIPLFNVALARAEDLILAMEARCYIPGAARTRFAHYTATGKDYVAVGLSVVISVIMLAIPW